Proteins from a genomic interval of Schistocerca serialis cubense isolate TAMUIC-IGC-003099 chromosome 11, iqSchSeri2.2, whole genome shotgun sequence:
- the LOC126426534 gene encoding speckle-type POZ protein-like, with product MSAVTEVQNTTTEALAALLDGGDGALVTLVAGETRVAAHRAVLAAASPVFKAMFAHGMLEASSGQVSIDDVEGPVLKLLVAYTYTLQAPQLPDTAAQLLSVADN from the exons ATGTCGGCAGTTACGGAGGTTCAGAACACCACAACCGAGGCCCTGGCCGCCCTGCTAGACGGGGGTGACGGCGCCCTGGTGACGCTGGTGGCGGGCGAGACGAGGGTGGCGGCTCACAGGGCCGTGTTGGCAGCTGCGAGCCCAGTGTTCAAAGCTATGTTCGCGCACGGCATGCTGGAGGCCAGCAGCGGCCAGGTGAGCATCGACGACGTGGAGGGCCCGGTGCTGAAGCTCCTGGTCGCCTACACGTATACCTTGCAGGCCCCCCAGCTGCCAGACACGGCCGCCCAGCTGCTCTCAGTGGCCGACAA CTGA